In Stieleria varia, one genomic interval encodes:
- a CDS encoding IS110 family transposase, with protein sequence MATKTKSTSNGKKKSAKRRYIGKPTGVIQQRVLEATPQRFGIVSVDCAKRRSKWLLCDYFGRVIIEPSTVEHNAGSLAAMTQQIQIACEAEGIVDCIAAVEMTGIYHKPIVAAFQKAGVETRIVHPFASSHYRKALHPDSKTDDNDLEAIFHAAVNGYGLSILPVDETYLALQRLVRHRRNLVKQRSRIQVQVRALMHQSMPGYADLWEDDKFFYNAIGFAVAKPFSSAEEIKQAKSSGMARFLRKKKIRFQERTLDKIYAWSLQAAEPVVLQCLFTEQWKQLAEIHTILSTQITGTEIEMAHFLVKTPYILLLSITGINVVSAGELAGEAGPIEHYASHSAINGRAGLYPTRYQSDEVDRTNHVAKNCNRRLRAACILIAKNLIKCHPFYRGLAAVLKNRGVATMDRLCRMANRANRMVFQIVSGRQVWRGKGIDRENLLFKLREFHRAHGTPLDEVVADMNEAFKWLPKATYGDEAKPLLEMAQKKRRGAASIGDLLIPLLIRLGVLQETKVESSSSEA encoded by the coding sequence ATGGCCACCAAGACTAAGTCTACATCAAACGGCAAGAAAAAATCTGCAAAACGACGCTACATCGGAAAGCCCACTGGTGTGATCCAGCAACGAGTTCTAGAAGCCACGCCACAGCGGTTTGGCATCGTCTCGGTTGACTGTGCGAAACGTCGATCCAAATGGTTGCTGTGCGACTACTTTGGCCGCGTCATCATCGAGCCATCGACTGTGGAGCACAACGCAGGTTCCCTCGCTGCAATGACACAGCAAATCCAGATCGCTTGCGAGGCAGAAGGGATCGTCGACTGTATCGCAGCGGTTGAAATGACGGGGATTTATCACAAGCCGATCGTTGCGGCATTTCAGAAAGCGGGTGTCGAGACTCGCATCGTCCACCCTTTTGCATCATCCCACTACCGCAAGGCACTGCATCCCGACAGCAAGACCGATGACAATGATCTCGAAGCGATCTTCCATGCTGCAGTCAACGGATACGGTCTTTCGATCCTACCGGTCGATGAAACGTATCTTGCCCTACAGCGTCTTGTTCGTCACCGACGCAATCTGGTAAAGCAGCGATCGAGAATTCAGGTTCAGGTGCGAGCACTGATGCATCAGTCGATGCCCGGTTACGCTGACTTATGGGAGGATGACAAGTTCTTCTACAATGCGATCGGATTTGCGGTTGCAAAACCGTTCTCGTCAGCCGAGGAGATTAAGCAAGCCAAGTCCAGTGGGATGGCTCGTTTCTTGCGAAAGAAGAAGATCCGTTTTCAGGAACGTACTCTCGATAAGATTTATGCGTGGAGCCTACAGGCCGCAGAGCCAGTTGTGTTGCAGTGTCTCTTTACCGAGCAGTGGAAACAGCTTGCAGAGATCCACACGATACTGAGTACGCAGATCACTGGAACAGAGATCGAAATGGCTCATTTCCTTGTGAAAACGCCTTATATCCTCCTCTTGTCGATCACCGGCATCAATGTCGTTTCGGCTGGTGAACTCGCCGGAGAAGCCGGCCCGATCGAACACTATGCCTCTCACTCTGCAATCAATGGTCGTGCAGGATTGTATCCCACACGTTACCAAAGTGATGAAGTGGACCGCACCAATCACGTTGCCAAAAACTGTAACCGTCGGCTGCGAGCCGCTTGCATCCTGATTGCAAAAAATCTAATCAAGTGCCACCCCTTTTACCGTGGCCTAGCTGCAGTCTTGAAGAATCGCGGTGTTGCAACGATGGACCGCCTATGTCGAATGGCCAACCGAGCTAATCGGATGGTATTTCAAATCGTCAGCGGACGACAAGTCTGGCGTGGCAAAGGAATCGACCGCGAAAACCTGCTCTTCAAACTGCGTGAATTCCATCGCGCCCACGGCACGCCTTTGGACGAAGTGGTTGCCGACATGAACGAAGCCTTCAAGTGGCTTCCCAAGGCTACGTATGGCGACGAAGCCAAACCGCTGTTGGAAATGGCTCAAAAAAAACGTCGCGGGGCAGCCTCAATCGGAGATTTACTAATCCCATTATTGATTCGTCTTGGAGTGCTTCAGGAAACTAAAGTAGAATCAAGTTCGTCCGAAGCTTAG
- the mutL gene encoding DNA mismatch repair endonuclease MutL, giving the protein MSITTKPLPTIRQLPPNLVNQIAAGEVIERPASVVKELMENSIDAGASRIEVTIQGGGSELIRISDNGCGMTAEQLPLAVASHATSKLPEDDDLFSVKTLGFRGEAMASIGSVSHLTIRSRTSESDAGSELQVRGGVIEPLAPCGCPVGTVMEVRNLFFNTPVRHRFLKSAQTERGHIVESFTRLALANPDIHCVLTNNDKPLYDLPPVDQWSQRIEAFFGGEIADSLIPIESDDSQISIHGYVCDPSVSRGNARMQYLFLNGRHIRDRSLQHALGEAYRGLLMVGRHPVCFLRMKLPPEMIDVNVHPTKLEVRFTDGGRVYSRLLQTLRHQFLKTDMTQRVGPATTPASGDDAILADPVRSEMGMSVRVEQAHRQSVIDWARTGQSTSEHTMAGSTPESTVAMPGAAGRSLGIPASGVPEFQPFPGSMGNRSFGSPTDDFPNGSAASTGSSVPSADTNASAAGELAPWDIDPATESSSSAAPVDGAIDLQRPAVCYLGFQVHNRYLVTQDEKGMVVIDQHALHERVLYERVKAKVLGSGEALESQGLLVPEPVSLTPAERTAVLEHQETLAKIGMVVEEFGGETIVIRSYPAMLKNTSPADMLRILMESVLGAGRPPEPIELLNHMLSTIACKAAVKAGDPLRPQEIQSLLEQRDLYNDTHHCPHGRPTALFFSRDELDRMFGRLGPRARQ; this is encoded by the coding sequence ATGAGCATCACGACAAAACCGCTGCCGACCATCCGTCAATTGCCACCCAATTTGGTCAACCAGATTGCTGCAGGCGAAGTCATTGAGCGACCGGCATCGGTCGTCAAAGAGTTGATGGAGAATAGCATCGACGCGGGGGCATCGCGGATCGAAGTCACAATCCAGGGGGGTGGCAGTGAGCTGATTCGAATCAGCGACAACGGTTGTGGGATGACGGCCGAACAATTGCCGCTGGCGGTCGCAAGTCACGCGACGAGCAAGTTGCCTGAGGATGACGACTTGTTTTCGGTCAAGACGTTGGGGTTTCGCGGCGAAGCCATGGCGTCGATCGGCAGCGTGTCGCACTTGACGATTCGCAGTCGGACCTCCGAAAGCGATGCGGGTTCCGAGTTGCAAGTTCGCGGCGGCGTGATCGAACCGCTCGCGCCCTGTGGATGCCCCGTGGGCACGGTGATGGAAGTTCGCAACTTGTTTTTCAACACTCCGGTGCGTCACCGATTCTTGAAATCGGCGCAAACCGAACGCGGTCACATCGTCGAGTCATTCACACGACTGGCGCTGGCCAATCCCGACATCCACTGTGTCCTGACCAACAACGACAAACCGCTTTACGACTTGCCTCCGGTGGATCAATGGTCCCAACGTATCGAAGCGTTCTTTGGCGGCGAGATTGCCGATTCGTTGATACCGATCGAGAGTGATGATTCCCAGATCTCGATCCACGGATACGTTTGCGATCCATCAGTCAGTCGAGGTAACGCGAGGATGCAGTACTTGTTCCTCAACGGTCGCCACATTCGAGACCGATCGTTACAGCACGCGTTGGGCGAAGCGTACCGGGGGCTGTTGATGGTCGGTCGTCACCCGGTTTGCTTTTTGCGAATGAAGCTGCCTCCGGAAATGATCGACGTGAATGTTCACCCGACGAAACTGGAAGTGCGATTCACCGATGGCGGGCGAGTCTACAGCCGACTGCTGCAAACCTTGCGTCACCAGTTCTTGAAGACCGACATGACACAACGTGTCGGGCCGGCGACCACACCGGCCTCTGGTGACGATGCGATCCTGGCAGACCCGGTTCGCAGTGAGATGGGCATGTCCGTTCGCGTCGAACAGGCACACCGTCAATCGGTGATCGACTGGGCGCGTACGGGGCAATCAACGAGTGAGCATACGATGGCGGGCAGCACGCCCGAGAGCACGGTCGCAATGCCCGGTGCCGCGGGGCGATCACTGGGAATTCCTGCTTCGGGTGTGCCCGAGTTTCAACCGTTCCCCGGGTCCATGGGCAATCGTTCCTTTGGTTCACCCACGGATGATTTTCCGAATGGCAGTGCAGCATCAACTGGTTCATCGGTGCCATCGGCCGACACGAATGCGAGTGCGGCGGGGGAACTTGCTCCCTGGGATATCGATCCTGCCACGGAGTCCTCGTCCAGTGCAGCGCCGGTTGATGGAGCCATCGACTTGCAGCGGCCCGCTGTCTGTTACCTGGGATTCCAAGTTCACAATCGGTACTTGGTCACTCAAGATGAAAAGGGAATGGTAGTGATCGATCAACACGCGTTGCACGAGCGCGTGTTGTACGAGCGAGTCAAAGCCAAAGTGCTTGGCAGCGGCGAAGCTTTGGAGTCGCAGGGACTGTTGGTCCCCGAACCGGTTTCGTTGACACCGGCCGAACGCACCGCAGTGTTGGAACATCAAGAAACGCTTGCCAAGATCGGCATGGTGGTCGAAGAGTTCGGTGGCGAGACGATCGTGATTCGATCTTATCCTGCGATGCTAAAGAACACATCGCCGGCGGACATGTTACGCATTCTGATGGAATCCGTCTTGGGCGCAGGCCGTCCACCGGAACCCATTGAGTTGCTCAACCACATGCTCTCGACCATCGCGTGCAAGGCGGCGGTCAAAGCCGGCGATCCGCTGCGTCCGCAAGAGATCCAAAGTCTGTTGGAGCAGCGGGACTTGTACAACGACACGCACCATTGCCCCCACGGTCGCCCCACCGCATTGTTTTTCAGCCGAGACGAACTGGACCGCATGTTCGGCCGCCTAGGCCCCCGCGCACGCCAGTAA
- a CDS encoding 3-keto-disaccharide hydrolase: MSKFVIWFCSIVAITVCPVAAQDTRSKSGDWISIFNGQDLTGWHKQKLRGQHGTGGNWDVTKHGVLFGEQDPPGSGNGGLLLTDQVFSEFELELSLRPDWGPDSGVFVRTGERGGGWQVYVDHHDNGNVGHIRLETKPYSVPFRPFGFSRIDPQRPPLKMIDDVRTRNWPRGVYEQTCSREEWLAVWNPDDWNQMRIRVTGGQLPVIEVWVNDLAVCRFDAAKTKHPQFDRDRAREVVLEAGSIGFQVHGGKNWEAGKRVFWKDVRVRTLQQDDQ, encoded by the coding sequence ATGTCGAAGTTTGTTATTTGGTTTTGCAGCATCGTGGCGATTACGGTTTGTCCCGTCGCTGCACAGGACACACGTTCGAAATCCGGAGACTGGATTTCGATCTTCAACGGCCAGGATCTCACCGGCTGGCACAAACAGAAACTGCGGGGGCAGCACGGAACTGGCGGAAACTGGGACGTCACCAAACACGGAGTCCTCTTTGGCGAACAGGATCCGCCCGGATCTGGAAACGGCGGACTGTTGCTGACGGATCAAGTCTTTTCAGAGTTTGAACTGGAATTGTCGCTACGTCCCGACTGGGGACCAGATAGTGGCGTCTTCGTACGAACAGGTGAGCGAGGCGGAGGCTGGCAAGTTTATGTCGACCATCACGATAACGGCAACGTTGGTCACATCCGACTAGAAACAAAACCCTACAGCGTGCCGTTTCGCCCCTTCGGTTTCTCTCGAATTGATCCCCAGCGACCGCCTTTGAAAATGATTGACGACGTGCGTACCAGGAACTGGCCGCGTGGTGTTTATGAGCAGACATGTTCCAGAGAAGAATGGCTGGCCGTCTGGAACCCCGACGATTGGAATCAAATGCGCATTCGAGTCACTGGCGGACAGTTGCCCGTCATCGAAGTCTGGGTCAACGACCTCGCTGTCTGCCGCTTCGATGCTGCCAAGACGAAACATCCACAGTTTGACCGTGATCGAGCGAGAGAAGTGGTACTGGAAGCTGGTTCGATCGGTTTCCAGGTCCACGGTGGTAAGAATTGGGAAGCCGGCAAGCGAGTGTTTTGGAAGGACGTGAGAGTAAGAACGTTGCAGCAGGATGACCAGTGA
- a CDS encoding sulfatase-like hydrolase/transferase: protein MHSHIRLFCCLLLASLCQHSLAWSSSPPNFVFIMADDLGWADVAFHGGNAPTPRLDQLANDSLELTQHYVAPVCSPTRAGLLTGRCWSRFGITTPTNSLALPMDTVTMPRALKTQGYDTCLAGKWHLGSLPKWGPNEFGFDHSYGSLAGGVSPWNHRYKKGSFTFAWHRNQQLIEESGHVTDLLTDEAVNWLQSRGAEPFFLYLPYTAIHLPLKEPKQWLDRVPESISGEVARHYAASVMHLDHSVGRILDALNQKGLRENTLVVFTSDNGGSTVENNDLKYPDDNCPNGRLTGNNQPLRGQKGDVYEGGTRVPTIVSWPNKIAKGKNGTPVQIIDWMPTFCSLSGFKPESDLKWDGTDLSGLLLNGTKIPDRAIYTAGPRLRASSLRLGDHKLVTHGEGESRTSELFNIAKDPGETQDLAKQQPERFQTLLAKLKEYAAADRDSVAQAKPIDDSLITAITKQTLWSNRDGKSRTWFHPRVCMMPDSDGRPIAMMNLQEIGGSDYFGPVHWSASSDLGRTWSKPQQIPSLGRKPVSGRDDGLMAGVCDVTPQYHPQTDTVLALGHVVFYKGDYFARKEQLARYPVYATRAKDGTWSERKILKWDDPRGAHIYSNNCGQRVVLPSGDVQMSFTFGPKAEDRMVAGVRSSFDGSELKVTEAGPALHNPVGRGLLEPSVTKFGDDFWMTIRAEDDHGYVSVSSDGLNWEEKKPWSWEDGTPLSMSTTQQHWLTHSDGLFLVYTRKDPTNENVMRWRSPLWLAQVDVRRRCLIKSTERVVLPLVGDGVNDPNKVALMGNFDVTNVSPHESWVTVGEWMPRDGYRGDVLLARIHWSKPNRLPLW, encoded by the coding sequence ATGCATTCTCACATCCGACTTTTCTGTTGCCTGTTGCTCGCTTCGCTTTGCCAACACTCACTTGCATGGTCAAGTTCGCCACCTAATTTTGTATTCATCATGGCGGACGATTTGGGTTGGGCAGACGTTGCCTTTCATGGTGGCAATGCGCCAACGCCACGTTTGGATCAACTGGCAAACGATTCGCTTGAACTAACACAGCATTACGTGGCACCGGTGTGCAGCCCAACACGAGCGGGGCTTTTAACTGGACGATGCTGGAGCCGATTCGGGATCACGACGCCAACCAATTCGCTGGCGCTGCCAATGGATACGGTGACGATGCCACGAGCCTTGAAAACACAAGGCTACGACACGTGTCTTGCCGGAAAGTGGCACTTGGGATCGCTGCCAAAGTGGGGGCCGAATGAGTTCGGATTCGATCATTCATACGGTTCGCTGGCAGGAGGCGTCAGCCCGTGGAATCATCGCTACAAGAAAGGCTCATTCACCTTTGCCTGGCATCGCAATCAGCAGTTGATCGAAGAGTCAGGACATGTCACTGATTTATTGACTGATGAAGCCGTGAACTGGCTCCAGTCGCGTGGTGCAGAGCCATTCTTTTTGTACTTGCCATACACTGCGATCCATCTGCCTCTGAAGGAGCCGAAACAGTGGTTGGATCGCGTTCCAGAGTCAATTTCCGGCGAGGTGGCGCGGCACTATGCAGCCTCGGTGATGCATCTGGATCATTCGGTGGGGCGAATTCTTGACGCATTGAACCAGAAAGGGTTGCGTGAAAACACGCTTGTCGTCTTCACCAGCGATAACGGCGGTAGCACGGTCGAAAACAACGACCTGAAGTATCCCGATGACAACTGCCCCAATGGCCGACTCACAGGAAACAATCAACCGCTGCGAGGCCAGAAAGGTGATGTCTACGAAGGTGGAACGCGAGTACCGACGATTGTGTCTTGGCCGAACAAGATCGCGAAAGGAAAGAACGGGACGCCGGTACAGATCATCGACTGGATGCCGACGTTTTGTTCGCTCTCCGGTTTCAAACCGGAGAGTGATCTGAAATGGGATGGCACCGACTTGTCGGGACTATTGCTGAATGGGACCAAGATTCCTGATCGTGCGATCTATACCGCAGGACCGCGACTGCGGGCATCGTCACTGCGACTGGGTGACCACAAGCTGGTGACACACGGCGAGGGCGAATCACGCACCTCAGAACTCTTCAATATCGCAAAGGATCCAGGTGAAACTCAGGATCTCGCCAAGCAGCAACCCGAGCGATTTCAAACTCTCCTTGCCAAGCTCAAAGAGTACGCCGCTGCGGATCGCGATTCGGTTGCCCAGGCAAAACCGATAGATGACTCATTGATCACCGCAATCACAAAGCAAACCCTATGGAGCAATCGTGATGGCAAGAGCCGTACTTGGTTTCACCCTCGAGTCTGCATGATGCCTGACTCGGACGGACGCCCCATCGCGATGATGAACCTACAGGAAATTGGTGGCTCGGATTACTTTGGGCCCGTTCATTGGTCAGCCTCAAGCGATTTGGGACGCACCTGGAGCAAACCTCAGCAGATCCCTTCTCTGGGGCGAAAGCCGGTTTCTGGCCGAGACGACGGGCTGATGGCCGGCGTCTGTGATGTCACTCCGCAATATCATCCACAAACCGACACCGTACTCGCACTCGGTCATGTGGTGTTCTACAAGGGAGACTACTTCGCCAGAAAGGAACAGTTGGCTCGGTATCCCGTTTATGCGACTCGGGCGAAGGACGGCACGTGGTCGGAACGCAAGATCCTGAAGTGGGACGATCCGCGCGGCGCTCATATCTATTCCAACAATTGTGGACAGCGCGTTGTGCTGCCAAGTGGAGACGTGCAAATGTCGTTCACGTTTGGCCCGAAGGCGGAGGATCGAATGGTTGCCGGCGTTCGCTCGAGTTTCGACGGCAGCGAACTGAAGGTAACCGAGGCGGGGCCTGCACTGCACAATCCCGTAGGTCGCGGTCTGCTCGAGCCCAGCGTCACGAAATTCGGTGATGATTTCTGGATGACAATCCGAGCCGAAGACGATCACGGCTACGTGAGCGTTAGCAGCGACGGGCTGAACTGGGAGGAAAAAAAGCCCTGGTCGTGGGAGGACGGTACGCCTCTATCAATGTCCACAACTCAGCAACACTGGCTGACTCACAGCGACGGATTGTTCCTCGTTTACACTCGAAAAGACCCCACCAACGAAAACGTGATGCGTTGGCGATCGCCGTTGTGGTTGGCTCAGGTGGACGTGCGTCGGCGTTGCCTGATCAAATCGACTGAGCGCGTTGTTTTGCCACTGGTCGGCGATGGCGTGAATGATCCCAACAAAGTCGCTTTGATGGGCAACTTCGATGTGACGAATGTCAGCCCGCACGAATCTTGGGTCACGGTCGGCGAATGGATGCCACGCGACGGCTATCGCGGCGATGTGCTTCTTGCACGCATTCACTGGTCAAAGCCGAACCGTCTCCCTCTGTGGTGA
- a CDS encoding transposase, with product MPRPPRADEAGGLYHALNRGNLRATIFHKDADYAVFERILHEALQIHQNELYSFQLMPNHYHLVLRPLVDGEMSRFMAWVGGTHTMRYHSPYHTGGTGHVYQQRYKSFPFQDDEHFFVVCRYVQRNALRAGLVERAEDWRWGSLWHWLHAPDPKLLSRWPKSRLPRWTERVNQCLSDEELAACRLSAQRGKPLGDEGWVESIARRLHLDSTMRPRGRKRVRFPENPNKEA from the coding sequence ATGCCCCGACCACCACGTGCCGATGAAGCGGGCGGTTTGTATCACGCGCTGAATCGCGGCAATTTGCGAGCGACGATTTTTCACAAAGATGCCGACTACGCTGTTTTCGAGCGGATCCTGCATGAAGCGTTGCAAATTCACCAAAACGAGTTGTATTCCTTCCAGTTGATGCCCAACCACTACCATCTGGTTCTGCGACCGTTGGTCGATGGGGAAATGAGTCGATTCATGGCGTGGGTCGGAGGAACGCACACGATGCGGTATCATTCGCCCTACCACACCGGCGGCACGGGACATGTTTATCAACAACGATACAAGAGCTTTCCTTTCCAAGACGATGAGCATTTTTTCGTGGTTTGCCGGTACGTCCAACGCAACGCGTTGCGAGCGGGTTTGGTCGAGCGAGCGGAGGACTGGCGTTGGGGATCGCTATGGCACTGGCTGCACGCTCCGGATCCGAAGCTGCTTTCGCGCTGGCCGAAATCGCGGCTTCCCCGTTGGACCGAGCGAGTCAATCAATGCCTCAGCGACGAAGAATTGGCCGCGTGCCGCCTGTCGGCCCAACGTGGCAAGCCGCTGGGCGATGAGGGATGGGTTGAAAGCATTGCCCGCCGTCTTCATCTGGACTCGACCATGCGACCGAGGGGCCGAAAGCGGGTCCGGTTCCCGGAAAATCCCAACAAAGAGGCCTGA